From the genome of Gracilibacillus salitolerans, one region includes:
- the pfkA gene encoding 6-phosphofructokinase: MKKIGVLTSGGDAPGMNAAVRAVVRKAIYHELEVYGVYNGYEGLMEGNIKKMELGSVGDIIQRGGTILYSARSEEFKTDAGQQKAIEKMRKIGIEGLIVIGGDGSFRGAEKLTQKGFPCIGVPGTIDNDIPGTDYTIGFDTALNTIVNAVDKIRDTATSHERTYVIEVMGRDAGDLALWAGLANGAESVIIPEQEESFESVVGKLKRGQERGKKHSIIILAEGVGSGVEYGKRIEEETQMDTRVTVLGHIQRGGSPSGYDRVLASRLGAKAVDLLMDGIGGRMVGIENNIVVDHDITEVLTEKHAVNMNMYKLANQLSI, encoded by the coding sequence TTGAAAAAAATTGGTGTATTAACTAGTGGTGGAGATGCACCGGGGATGAATGCAGCAGTTCGTGCGGTTGTACGTAAAGCAATCTATCATGAATTAGAAGTTTATGGCGTTTATAACGGATATGAAGGTCTTATGGAAGGTAATATTAAGAAAATGGAACTAGGTTCTGTCGGCGACATTATCCAACGAGGAGGAACTATTCTGTACTCTGCTCGTTCAGAAGAGTTTAAGACAGATGCTGGTCAACAAAAAGCAATTGAGAAAATGAGGAAAATTGGAATAGAGGGACTCATTGTCATCGGTGGAGATGGGTCATTTCGTGGTGCAGAAAAACTAACGCAAAAAGGTTTCCCATGCATTGGTGTTCCAGGTACTATTGATAATGATATTCCAGGCACTGATTATACAATTGGCTTTGATACAGCTTTAAATACAATCGTCAATGCAGTAGATAAAATTCGTGATACAGCTACCTCACACGAACGTACATATGTAATTGAAGTAATGGGAAGAGATGCTGGTGACTTAGCGTTATGGGCAGGTCTTGCAAATGGTGCCGAAAGTGTTATCATCCCGGAACAAGAAGAAAGCTTCGAGAGTGTTGTAGGTAAGTTGAAACGTGGTCAAGAACGTGGTAAAAAACATAGTATTATCATTCTTGCAGAAGGCGTTGGCAGTGGTGTTGAATATGGAAAACGTATTGAAGAAGAGACACAAATGGACACACGTGTAACGGTCCTAGGTCATATTCAACGTGGCGGTTCACCTTCAGGATATGACCGTGTATTAGCAAGTCGATTAGGTGCAAAAGCAGTAGACCTATTAATGGACGGAATCGGTGGGCGCATGGTTGGGATTGAAAATAATATAGTTGTTGACCATGATATAACAGAAGTTTTAACTGAAAAACATGCTGTAAACATGAATATGTATAAATTAGCAAATCAACTTTCTATTTAA
- a CDS encoding DUF441 domain-containing protein, with protein sequence MLSSSTIFLLILFLLGYIAKNQAIMVAVYILFGMKLLKIDDKLFPYIQDKGIGWGVIIITVAVLIPIATGDIGFKDLVQSVKSYHAWVALIAGMFVAVVAKHGLSLLANDPEITTALVIGTIIAVVVFQGVAVGPLIGAGIAYVIIRMLDALPFIK encoded by the coding sequence ATGTTAAGTAGTTCAACGATTTTCTTACTCATATTATTTTTATTGGGATACATTGCTAAAAACCAGGCAATTATGGTAGCAGTATACATACTTTTTGGAATGAAATTATTAAAAATCGATGATAAGCTTTTTCCATACATACAAGACAAAGGGATTGGCTGGGGTGTTATCATCATAACGGTTGCAGTTCTTATTCCGATTGCAACCGGCGATATAGGTTTCAAAGACTTAGTACAAAGTGTAAAATCCTACCACGCCTGGGTGGCACTAATTGCTGGTATGTTCGTAGCAGTCGTTGCAAAACATGGGCTTTCATTGTTGGCGAATGACCCTGAAATTACTACTGCACTGGTAATAGGAACTATCATCGCTGTTGTAGTGTTCCAAGGTGTTGCTGTAGGTCCACTAATTGGTGCAGGAATTGCATATGTTATTATCAGAATGCTTGATGCACTTCCATTTATTAAGTAA
- the dnaE gene encoding DNA polymerase III subunit alpha, whose translation MSHSSALQIKSGYSLMNSTVQIAPLVNQAKSYGYQHLALTDEGVMHGAIPFYQACKKAGINPIIGLSYQVEINERLVEVIALAKNVIGYQHLLQLSTAMQHGKKVTVEMLKNYDESLFTILPADQWQVEQIETNLQQIRTDYHLENIYLGVSENMTNYRDMLEQLDIKIVAMSDVKYLNKLEVAAYSCLRAIDQGVKWNQKMLEEIEGTYLRTPDELEIAFQKWPELLTEANQLAEQCYIELPLEQRLLPKYPVPSGIHADQFLEELCKKSLPDKYPQVTEEIAERLHYEIDVIQSMGFSDYFLIVWDFVHYAKENQIMVGPGRGSAAGSLVAYLLGITDVDPIKYDLLFERFLNPDRVTMPDIDIDFSDEKRDQVIRYVVDKYGTDHVAQIITFGTFATRSLLRELFKVLDIHDNDQAYILKSLPKDSNSTIAAMLKQTPELTEYVKQSEQLKRLFKIANQLEGLPRHVSTHAAGVIISDQEMTRHVATIPSQNNVALTQYPMNDLEKIGLLKIDFLGLRNLTLIEKILKQIEYHDKYSISLRNIPFDDENTYKLLQKGETNGIFQLESQGMQKVLRELRPTNFEDIVAVNALYRPGPMEFIPTYIERKNKTKEIPHLHPDLASILEKTYGVLVYQEQIMQIVHEMAGFTYGEADILRRAVSKKDKTLLIDNKQKFINGSLENGYNSRTAEEVFDWIVRFSNYGFNRSHAVAYSVIAYQLAYLKANYPVAFFIEMLSMHMGNSEKIQIYLREAKSRNIAILPPSINQSIGKFKAEKGSIRIGLNIIKGIGFQAVQTILDARKNQRFKNLFDFCLRVPLQKINRSIIESLILAGAFDELHDNRATLLASLDEAMEQGELFREFDDQIHFFEGDLALDVSYTETDPYPIMKQLMMEKEVVGFFVSTHPLAQVRDKIRKYGYVSIQQAQYLKQKKIKMAAVVQSLKIIRTKKGETMAFATISDESDEIDTVLFPKIFRQVNHWLEEDSFVFVEGKLEERNEKKQLLVNDIQPYQLEEKQLTTDSVYIKVADENEELLEKLEELATKYPGSSTVFLYQEKQRQLFKLASNYNLDSAWNVIKELKQYFGEDNVVIRHST comes from the coding sequence ATGTCGCATTCTTCTGCACTGCAAATCAAAAGTGGCTACTCATTAATGAATAGCACGGTTCAAATAGCACCATTGGTAAATCAGGCGAAAAGCTATGGCTATCAGCACCTTGCGTTGACGGATGAAGGGGTCATGCATGGAGCGATCCCTTTTTATCAAGCATGTAAGAAGGCAGGAATAAATCCGATCATCGGACTTTCTTATCAAGTCGAAATTAATGAACGTTTGGTTGAAGTCATCGCTTTAGCGAAAAATGTAATAGGTTATCAGCATTTGTTGCAGTTAAGTACAGCAATGCAGCATGGTAAAAAAGTAACCGTTGAAATGCTGAAGAACTACGATGAATCTCTTTTTACTATTTTGCCTGCTGACCAATGGCAGGTAGAACAAATAGAGACGAATCTACAACAAATCAGAACGGATTATCATTTAGAAAATATTTATCTTGGTGTATCAGAAAATATGACCAATTACCGGGACATGCTGGAACAATTGGATATCAAAATAGTGGCAATGTCAGATGTAAAATACTTAAACAAATTAGAAGTGGCTGCTTATAGTTGTTTGCGTGCGATTGATCAAGGTGTAAAATGGAACCAGAAAATGCTTGAGGAAATAGAAGGTACATATTTAAGAACGCCAGACGAACTTGAAATAGCGTTCCAGAAATGGCCTGAGTTACTGACAGAAGCTAATCAACTAGCAGAACAATGTTACATTGAGCTCCCCTTAGAACAAAGGTTATTACCCAAATATCCGGTCCCGAGTGGTATCCATGCCGACCAGTTTTTAGAGGAATTATGTAAAAAAAGTTTACCTGATAAATATCCACAAGTGACCGAAGAAATTGCAGAACGTCTCCATTATGAAATTGACGTAATACAATCAATGGGATTCAGTGATTATTTTCTGATTGTTTGGGACTTTGTTCATTATGCGAAAGAAAATCAAATTATGGTGGGACCAGGTCGTGGATCTGCAGCTGGTTCACTTGTAGCATATCTTTTAGGGATTACAGATGTAGACCCAATTAAATATGATTTGTTATTTGAACGATTTTTAAACCCGGATCGTGTTACCATGCCTGATATCGATATTGACTTTTCAGACGAGAAGAGAGATCAGGTGATTCGTTATGTTGTAGATAAATATGGTACAGATCATGTGGCACAAATCATCACTTTTGGTACATTTGCGACGCGCTCTTTATTACGGGAGCTTTTTAAAGTATTGGACATTCATGATAATGATCAGGCTTATATTTTAAAATCATTGCCCAAAGATAGTAACAGTACCATTGCGGCAATGTTAAAGCAAACACCAGAATTGACAGAGTATGTCAAACAATCGGAACAATTGAAAAGACTATTTAAAATCGCCAACCAACTAGAAGGGCTACCACGACATGTTTCGACACACGCGGCTGGTGTTATTATCAGTGATCAAGAGATGACACGTCATGTAGCAACCATTCCATCTCAAAATAATGTCGCATTAACCCAATATCCTATGAACGATTTGGAGAAAATCGGTTTATTAAAAATCGATTTTCTTGGATTACGTAACTTGACCTTAATTGAAAAGATTTTAAAACAAATTGAATATCATGATAAGTATTCTATTTCCTTGAGAAACATACCTTTTGATGATGAAAATACCTATAAACTATTACAAAAAGGTGAAACAAACGGTATTTTTCAACTCGAGTCACAGGGAATGCAAAAAGTTTTACGAGAATTACGTCCCACAAATTTTGAAGATATTGTAGCAGTAAATGCTTTGTACCGACCAGGTCCCATGGAGTTTATTCCAACCTATATCGAACGTAAAAATAAGACGAAGGAGATCCCTCATCTTCATCCTGATTTAGCCTCCATATTGGAAAAAACATATGGTGTGCTCGTCTATCAAGAACAAATTATGCAAATTGTTCATGAAATGGCTGGTTTTACATATGGTGAAGCAGATATTCTCAGAAGGGCAGTAAGTAAGAAAGATAAAACACTTTTAATAGATAATAAACAAAAATTTATCAATGGAAGTCTGGAAAATGGGTATAATAGCAGAACTGCTGAAGAAGTTTTCGATTGGATTGTTCGTTTCTCTAATTATGGATTTAACAGAAGTCATGCTGTTGCCTATAGTGTCATTGCCTACCAATTAGCCTACTTAAAAGCTAATTACCCGGTGGCATTCTTTATTGAAATGTTAAGCATGCATATGGGAAACTCCGAAAAAATACAGATTTATTTGCGAGAAGCTAAAAGCAGAAACATTGCGATTTTACCACCATCCATTAATCAGAGTATTGGTAAATTCAAAGCTGAAAAAGGCAGTATCAGAATTGGTTTAAACATTATAAAAGGTATAGGATTTCAAGCTGTACAAACGATATTAGATGCACGAAAGAATCAACGTTTTAAAAATTTATTTGATTTTTGTCTACGGGTACCACTGCAAAAAATCAACCGGTCGATTATTGAATCGCTGATTTTAGCTGGTGCATTCGATGAACTGCATGACAATCGTGCTACCCTATTAGCAAGTCTTGATGAAGCAATGGAGCAAGGAGAGTTATTTAGAGAGTTTGATGACCAGATTCATTTCTTTGAGGGTGATTTGGCATTAGATGTTTCTTATACCGAGACAGACCCATATCCGATTATGAAGCAACTGATGATGGAGAAAGAAGTGGTAGGATTCTTTGTATCCACTCATCCACTAGCCCAGGTACGTGATAAAATACGCAAGTATGGATATGTTTCGATCCAGCAAGCACAGTACTTAAAACAGAAAAAGATAAAAATGGCTGCGGTGGTTCAATCTCTAAAAATCATTCGAACTAAAAAAGGAGAAACAATGGCTTTTGCAACGATCTCGGATGAATCAGATGAAATCGACACGGTATTATTTCCAAAAATATTCCGACAAGTTAATCATTGGCTCGAAGAAGACAGTTTTGTGTTTGTAGAAGGAAAATTAGAAGAACGAAATGAAAAAAAACAACTGCTTGTTAATGATATCCAACCATATCAATTGGAAGAGAAGCAATTAACAACAGACAGTGTTTATATCAAAGTAGCTGATGAAAATGAGGAGCTATTAGAGAAATTGGAAGAATTGGCAACGAAATATCCAGGCTCCTCTACTGTCTTTCTTTATCAAGAAAAGCAGCGACAATTATTTAAATTAGCGAGCAACTATAATCTAGATAGTGCATGGAATGTCATCAAAGAATTAAAACAATACTTTGGAGAGGACAATGTAGTGATTAGGCATTCTACATAG
- a CDS encoding FxsA family protein, translated as MFRWLLLFILVVPALEIGIFVWAGGYIGPWWLILLIILTGVLGAWLAKQQGLETLRKAQESMSMGYPPQDSIFDGICILIGGVVLLTPGFITDAIGFCLLIPFTRRPFKNMFQNIARKWMDSGRFTIYRR; from the coding sequence ATGTTTCGATGGTTACTTTTATTTATTTTGGTAGTTCCGGCATTAGAAATTGGTATATTTGTTTGGGCTGGTGGCTATATCGGGCCATGGTGGCTTATTCTATTGATTATATTAACTGGAGTACTTGGTGCTTGGTTAGCTAAGCAGCAAGGTTTAGAAACGTTAAGAAAGGCACAAGAATCAATGAGCATGGGATATCCGCCACAAGACTCCATTTTTGACGGAATTTGTATTTTAATAGGTGGAGTCGTACTTTTAACCCCAGGGTTTATAACAGATGCCATCGGTTTTTGTCTGTTAATCCCTTTTACCAGAAGGCCATTTAAAAATATGTTTCAAAACATTGCACGTAAATGGATGGATAGTGGAAGATTTACGATTTATCGACGCTAA
- the accD gene encoding acetyl-CoA carboxylase, carboxyltransferase subunit beta, whose product MLKDLFGKKKKYASIPGENGKKDVPEGLMQKCGGCKKIFYQKELYKNLNVCPECGHHHQISSFDRIKSLFDEDSFVEWDEGLLSHNPLQFPQYEEKLEKDREKTGLNEAVVTGEGKIHEIRTAVAIMDSRFRMGSMGSVVGEKIARAIERAREEKMPIIIFTASGGARMQEGILSLMQMAKTSIAIERLHRENGLFISVMTNPTTGGVSASFASIGDYNFAEPGALIGFAGRRIIEQTIREKLPKDFQTAEFQLKHGQVDKVIPRGEMRDTLGTILDIHGFGGDTIETSTGV is encoded by the coding sequence TTGTTGAAAGATTTGTTTGGAAAAAAGAAGAAATACGCATCCATCCCTGGTGAGAATGGCAAAAAAGACGTACCGGAAGGTTTGATGCAAAAATGTGGCGGTTGCAAAAAAATATTTTATCAGAAAGAACTATATAAAAATTTAAATGTTTGTCCGGAGTGTGGACACCATCATCAAATTTCTTCATTTGACCGTATAAAAAGTTTATTTGATGAAGACAGCTTTGTGGAATGGGATGAGGGTTTATTATCACATAATCCGCTTCAGTTTCCTCAATATGAAGAAAAACTAGAAAAAGATAGAGAAAAAACAGGCTTAAATGAAGCTGTTGTTACAGGTGAAGGCAAAATACACGAGATCAGAACCGCGGTTGCTATCATGGATTCCCGCTTTAGAATGGGAAGTATGGGATCTGTTGTAGGTGAGAAAATCGCTAGAGCAATTGAACGAGCACGTGAAGAAAAAATGCCGATCATTATTTTTACAGCATCAGGTGGAGCTCGTATGCAGGAAGGGATATTAAGCCTTATGCAGATGGCCAAAACATCGATTGCCATTGAACGTTTGCATAGGGAAAATGGCTTATTTATTTCTGTGATGACAAACCCTACTACGGGTGGAGTATCTGCTAGCTTTGCTTCGATCGGCGATTACAATTTCGCAGAGCCAGGAGCATTAATCGGTTTTGCTGGAAGACGAATTATCGAACAAACCATTCGGGAAAAACTACCGAAAGATTTTCAAACTGCTGAATTTCAGTTGAAACACGGACAAGTTGATAAAGTAATCCCTCGCGGGGAGATGCGAGATACGTTAGGAACGATATTGGACATCCATGGATTTGGAGGTGACACCATTGAAACAAGTACTGGAGTTTGA
- a CDS encoding FadR/GntR family transcriptional regulator, whose product MSERIKVYQQVLSEIQRLIKEAGYLPGDKLPSERQLSVQLDAARSSVREALRAIELLGIIETRQGEGTYLRDYQTYHAVELLASFVLQDSQTQEELQQAIKVLEKHVLSVDSISDQQLQRLIEILDDPSLSKEEKRHRFFLVFFKANGNHLLFKMWRLMQDFSEYVEQADYPDQYYYDMVKKYKENN is encoded by the coding sequence ATGTCAGAGCGCATTAAAGTGTATCAGCAAGTGCTAAGCGAAATTCAACGTCTTATCAAAGAAGCTGGGTACTTACCTGGAGATAAGTTGCCTTCAGAAAGACAGTTATCCGTGCAATTAGATGCGGCTAGATCCTCTGTTAGAGAAGCTTTAAGAGCCATTGAATTATTAGGGATTATCGAAACAAGGCAAGGGGAAGGTACTTATTTACGAGATTATCAAACCTACCATGCCGTAGAATTGTTAGCTTCATTCGTCTTACAAGATTCTCAGACACAAGAAGAATTGCAGCAAGCGATAAAAGTGTTGGAAAAGCACGTTTTATCCGTTGATTCGATTTCAGACCAACAATTACAACGATTGATAGAGATTTTAGATGACCCATCTTTATCAAAAGAGGAAAAACGCCATCGCTTTTTTCTTGTCTTTTTTAAAGCAAATGGTAATCATCTTTTGTTTAAAATGTGGCGTTTGATGCAAGATTTTTCAGAGTATGTTGAGCAAGCTGATTACCCTGATCAATATTATTATGATATGGTAAAAAAATACAAAGAAAACAATTGA
- the pyk gene encoding pyruvate kinase — MRRTKIVCTIGPASEAEEKLEQLIKAGMNVARLNFSHGDFDEHGARINNIRNVAKKLGKTVAILLDTKGPEIRTGTLKDGKADIVKGNTVYVTMDEIEGNAERISVTYPQLIHDVEVGSKLLLDDGLIALEVTEILKDNNELKTVALNSGLLKNKKGVNVPNVSVNLPGITDKDAADIKFGIEQGVDFIAASFVRRASDVLEIRGLLEEHNATQIQIIPKIENQEGVDNLDAILQVSDGLMVARGDLGVEIPPEDVPLVQKEMIYKCNNAGKPVITATQMLDSMQRNPRPTRAEASDVANAILDGTDAIMLSGETAAGDYPIEAVDTMSNIAKKAETAIDHKAMLDLRSKASDVTITDAISQSVNHSAMNLNVDAILTPTVSGFTARMISKYRPESPIIAVTFDEQVSRRLALVWGVETIVGTLAHTTDDVLEEAIEQGLKTNHFKRGDRVIITAGVPVGESGTTNLLKVHVIGDVLAKGQGVGKGSTYGRAIICKDAEEAKLKVQQDDIIITYGTDKDMMPSIEKAGGIITEEGGLTSHAAVVGLSLGIPVIVGVERALELISDGQDITIDAQKGDIYAGHASVL, encoded by the coding sequence ATGAGAAGAACTAAAATCGTTTGTACGATTGGACCAGCATCAGAAGCAGAAGAAAAATTAGAACAACTAATCAAGGCAGGGATGAATGTTGCCCGTTTAAACTTTTCTCATGGAGATTTTGATGAGCATGGAGCAAGAATTAATAACATACGTAATGTTGCAAAAAAATTAGGGAAAACAGTTGCTATTTTATTAGATACAAAAGGTCCTGAAATTCGTACAGGAACTTTAAAAGACGGGAAAGCCGATATTGTTAAAGGGAATACCGTATATGTCACAATGGATGAAATTGAAGGAAATGCTGAGCGTATTTCAGTAACCTATCCTCAATTAATTCATGATGTTGAAGTCGGTTCTAAATTATTATTAGATGATGGCTTAATAGCACTAGAAGTAACAGAAATTCTTAAAGATAACAATGAATTAAAAACTGTTGCGCTAAATTCTGGTTTATTAAAAAATAAAAAAGGTGTTAATGTTCCGAACGTAAGTGTAAATCTTCCAGGTATCACGGATAAAGATGCAGCTGACATTAAATTTGGTATTGAGCAAGGCGTTGATTTTATTGCCGCTTCCTTTGTTCGTCGTGCATCTGATGTGTTGGAAATTAGAGGATTATTGGAAGAACATAATGCAACACAAATTCAAATCATTCCTAAAATAGAGAACCAAGAAGGTGTCGATAATTTAGATGCCATTCTCCAGGTAAGTGATGGTTTAATGGTTGCACGTGGTGATTTAGGTGTTGAAATTCCGCCAGAGGATGTACCACTTGTTCAAAAAGAAATGATTTATAAATGTAACAATGCTGGTAAGCCAGTCATTACAGCAACGCAAATGCTTGATTCCATGCAACGTAACCCAAGACCAACAAGAGCAGAAGCTTCAGACGTTGCGAATGCGATTTTAGATGGAACAGACGCGATTATGCTTTCAGGTGAGACAGCTGCTGGTGATTATCCAATTGAAGCAGTGGATACAATGAGTAATATTGCGAAAAAAGCAGAAACAGCTATTGATCATAAAGCAATGCTTGACCTTCGCTCGAAAGCATCTGATGTGACGATCACAGATGCGATTAGTCAATCTGTTAACCATTCAGCAATGAACCTAAATGTTGATGCTATTTTAACTCCAACTGTTAGTGGTTTTACTGCTCGTATGATATCAAAATATCGTCCGGAATCACCAATTATTGCCGTTACATTTGATGAGCAAGTAAGTAGAAGATTAGCGCTGGTCTGGGGTGTCGAAACAATTGTTGGTACACTTGCACATACTACAGACGACGTATTAGAAGAAGCGATTGAACAAGGATTGAAAACAAACCACTTCAAGCGCGGTGACCGTGTAATTATCACTGCTGGTGTTCCTGTTGGCGAAAGTGGAACGACTAACCTGCTGAAAGTCCATGTAATTGGTGATGTGTTAGCTAAAGGACAAGGTGTAGGTAAAGGCAGTACTTACGGACGTGCGATTATTTGTAAAGATGCAGAAGAGGCAAAGCTAAAAGTACAGCAAGATGACATTATCATTACTTATGGCACAGATAAAGATATGATGCCATCTATCGAGAAAGCAGGGGGAATCATCACGGAAGAAGGCGGTTTGACTTCCCATGCGGCAGTTGTAGGACTGAGTTTAGGTATTCCTGTTATTGTAGGTGTTGAGAGAGCACTTGAATTAATTAGTGATGGACAAGATATCACTATTGATGCGCAAAAAGGTGATATTTACGCTGGTCATGCTAGTGTTTTATAA
- the ytvI gene encoding sporulation integral membrane protein YtvI: MLTKQMSLRIFYLIAILSMLLLTIYLIIQFLFPFFLACIFAILLYPVIQLMHNHLKIPYVLSCLLGILIAIISTILSLFYIGLELLQGIVYLTKWIPDNLRFLLEQSINHFNQWIQPLIQKANQYIHSLPEEQHSIIEEQLAEISISIADQIAYLLEIILNWVGNQVSSLPGSVTILIFSFLCTFFICKDWDKFYQYVSKKIPLSYIQIATTVSKQIKSKVIRYLKAQLLLISITFTIILLGLNLFQIKHAFTIALFMALVDLLPILGTGIIFVPWSLYLFMTGETTLAICLFSLYLFVILQRQILEPKIVSNALGIHPILTILAIYLGFQLFGVKGIWLGPAILFVGKACSEANLFYILWQYIKHNRFSVDKS; the protein is encoded by the coding sequence ATGCTAACCAAGCAAATGTCATTAAGAATTTTTTACCTTATCGCCATTCTTTCCATGCTATTATTAACTATATATCTAATCATTCAATTTCTATTTCCATTCTTTTTAGCTTGTATATTTGCCATTCTTTTATATCCAGTTATTCAATTGATGCATAATCATTTAAAAATCCCTTATGTTCTCAGTTGTCTATTGGGTATATTAATCGCTATCATTAGTACTATATTGTCACTTTTTTATATTGGTTTGGAATTATTACAAGGTATTGTTTATTTAACGAAATGGATTCCGGATAATCTCCGCTTTTTGCTGGAACAGTCTATTAACCATTTTAATCAATGGATCCAACCGCTCATTCAAAAAGCGAATCAATATATCCATAGTCTGCCTGAAGAACAGCATTCTATTATTGAAGAACAATTAGCCGAAATCAGTATAAGTATTGCCGATCAAATCGCCTATTTATTAGAAATAATATTGAACTGGGTTGGAAACCAAGTATCCAGTCTACCCGGATCTGTTACTATTTTAATATTTTCATTCTTGTGTACTTTTTTCATCTGTAAAGATTGGGACAAGTTCTATCAATATGTTTCTAAAAAAATCCCGTTATCATACATCCAAATTGCAACAACTGTCTCCAAACAAATAAAATCAAAGGTTATAAGGTATTTAAAAGCACAGTTATTACTGATATCCATTACTTTCACCATTATCCTTCTCGGATTAAACCTATTTCAAATAAAACACGCTTTTACGATAGCTCTTTTTATGGCATTAGTAGATCTGTTACCTATTTTAGGAACTGGAATCATTTTTGTACCATGGAGTTTATATTTATTTATGACAGGAGAAACGACCTTGGCAATTTGCTTGTTTTCGCTTTATTTATTCGTTATTCTGCAAAGGCAAATTTTGGAACCTAAAATTGTTTCCAATGCTTTAGGTATTCATCCAATCTTAACAATTCTCGCCATCTATTTAGGCTTTCAATTATTTGGTGTGAAAGGAATATGGCTAGGTCCCGCTATCTTATTTGTTGGAAAAGCATGTAGTGAAGCCAATCTGTTCTACATACTTTGGCAATACATTAAGCATAACCGTTTTAGCGTCGATAAATCGTAA
- the accA gene encoding acetyl-CoA carboxylase carboxyl transferase subunit alpha translates to MKQVLEFEKPVIELREKIEELKAMTENSDIDLSDEISKMEDRLANLENDIYGKLQPWDRVQIARHAERPTSLDYIEQLFTNFIEFHGDRLFGDDEAIVAGIAKYKGKPVTIIGQQRGKNTKDNIKRNFGSPHPEGYRKALRHMKQAEKFNRPIISFIDTKGAYPGKAAEERGQSEAIARNLMEMAGIRVPIICMVIGEGGSGGALGIGVGDRIHMLENSTYSVISPEGAAALLWKDSGQAERAAKSLKITAPDLKELNVIDEVIPEPLGGAHRDMVTQALNISKVLDESLQELEVENETSLLDKRWEKYKQIGEVQSSINKVEV, encoded by the coding sequence TTGAAACAAGTACTGGAGTTTGAGAAGCCTGTTATTGAGTTACGTGAAAAAATTGAAGAATTAAAAGCTATGACAGAAAATAGTGATATTGATTTATCGGATGAAATTAGCAAAATGGAAGATCGGCTAGCTAACTTAGAAAATGATATTTACGGAAAGTTACAACCGTGGGATCGTGTACAAATCGCTCGTCATGCAGAACGTCCAACGTCATTAGACTATATTGAGCAATTATTTACTAATTTTATTGAATTTCATGGGGATCGTTTATTTGGGGATGACGAAGCGATTGTTGCAGGTATCGCAAAATATAAAGGAAAACCTGTAACGATTATTGGACAACAACGCGGGAAAAATACGAAAGATAACATCAAGCGTAACTTTGGTAGCCCACACCCTGAAGGGTACCGTAAAGCGCTACGTCATATGAAACAAGCTGAAAAGTTTAACCGACCAATCATATCATTTATTGATACGAAAGGTGCTTATCCAGGAAAAGCGGCAGAAGAGCGAGGACAAAGTGAAGCCATTGCAAGAAATTTGATGGAGATGGCTGGAATAAGAGTACCAATAATTTGTATGGTAATCGGTGAAGGTGGAAGTGGCGGTGCGTTAGGTATAGGGGTAGGAGACAGAATTCACATGTTAGAGAACTCTACTTATTCTGTTATCTCGCCAGAAGGTGCAGCCGCATTGCTTTGGAAAGATTCAGGACAAGCAGAAAGAGCTGCGAAATCGTTGAAAATAACAGCCCCGGATTTAAAAGAATTAAATGTTATTGATGAGGTCATACCAGAACCACTCGGTGGTGCACATCGCGATATGGTAACTCAAGCATTAAATATCAGTAAAGTATTAGATGAATCATTACAAGAATTAGAAGTAGAAAATGAAACATCGCTATTAGACAAACGCTGGGAAAAATACAAACAAATCGGTGAAGTTCAATCATCAATAAATAAAGTAGAAGTATAA